TTCGGGTCGATTATTTGGAGAAGCCTCCTCTTGTCATTGAGCTTGGGGAGGGCCCAGTCAACTAGGCTCTGCTCCTTGCTGGTCCGTGACTTGTCAATTGACTTGCGCCCTGTCAAGAGCTCCAGAAGGACGACGCCGAAGCTGTAGACATCACTTCTAGCAGTCAAGTGACCTGCACACCAGCTATTTACATGAGAACAACAAATGAACACAGACAAATAGTACATACATGTGTAGGTTTTGGCCATAGTTTGCTGTACAAATGCTGAAACAAGTAGCGAACAATCTATATGTGACATcagatcatgcattacaaataatACTTTTCTGTGACTATAAGTTTTGCTGCTATGAAGTAATATTCAAAAACTGAAAGAAGCAGGGAATGGCAATATATGCGATCTCAGCTCATGAGTAGAAACAATAGTTTTATGTCTGCAATTTGACATGCAGAAGTTTATATCTGAAACAATGATATCTTCTAAAAAAGAATGAAATTACTAAACATATAGAAACAATGAGGAAAGTACCAGTCATCACATATTCAGGGGCAGCATATCCATAGGTTCCCATCACCCTTGTTGACACATGAGTCTCATCACCTTCGGGGCCAGCTTTTGCCAGACCAAAGTCAGATAGTTTAGCAGTATAATCCTGTAGCCATGGAAATAAAAAGAAGTCATTATCTCATACACATATGTTCTCTTAAAACTGAAATGGGAGAAGAAAGCATGAGCAAGCAATTAACACTCAACATAGTCCAGCAGAATATTTGAGGTCTTGAAATCTCTGTAGATTACAGGCCTTTGAGCATTGTGGAGGCAAGCAAGCCCTTTAGCAGCTCCCAGTGCAATTGACATTCTAGTACCCCAGGGTAATGGTGTAGTTGTCTCTGAGAACATGAAAAATAGGATATGTAGTCAGCAAAATCTCCTTCCTCTCAAGTAGCAGTTTGTTGTGAATGAATCAAGGAAAATAGCATACTGGCACACTATATATCGTACATTCTAGCAGTGGGAAGCATTCAATTATTTCTCTTTTAGTTGGGGACATTGCCAATTTGTAAAAGCATCAAGAAATGTAGCAAGTAGAAGCTATAGTACCTAATTAAAGAAGCACGACAAAAATCAACAGATGCAGAAGAAATCAACAACGTGTGGTAGTGTGCAAATGTAAAATATCTTTCAGCGGAAATGACAAGAAGTCATAAGTTCAGATTGGGAAGCTGCCTAAAAAGCTAAATACAGAAGCCAGAAAAATAGATGGTTACCAGCTAAGGTAGTATATACCACCTGTAATTAATCAAAATCAACAGTTTACCAAGCAAGTAATCATCCAGGATGTTGAGTGAGTCATCAGAAGTTAAAGAGTTGGATGCTTGGTGGTTATTTTCGAAATAGCATGTAAAAAAGTACCAAAAATAATGAATCAGTTTTTGGTAGACAAATAAATATGCCTAACCATCTGCCAGTTAGAGAAGTTAgatcataccggcaatagttatGAAAATGAAGTATAACTCTATCAGCAACATTTTATGAGCTCAAGGTGTTGAGATCAGTGGACAACATTCAAGAAAACAGAAGATAGTATGTAAAAAGTGGCATTACAGAAACTCAGTTATGATACCGTACACAATCTGACAATAAGGAGTAGAGGATTACTTCGGAATAAGTGATTTTCTAGACTTCCACGAAACATGAACTCATAGACAAGCAGCCGATGATCATCCTCACAGCAATATCCAATCAACTTCACCAAATTTGGATGCCTTAACTGCCCCAGGAAGTTAATCTCAgtctgacaaaaaaaaaaaagatgcgtAAACATTTTCAATATTTTTTTGAACCAAACACAGTATTGAAACAATAATTTTCTAGGCTCACATAAGCATGATAACTATGAAAACCATGAGCAAAAATAACCCAATAGCATTTTACTAGCAGTCACTCACAGCTGCTTAGGCATTCAAAGAAACACATTTCTTATGGATTTCCATCTTAACACATCGGGTTTCTTTGCTCAGTGATGTTGCTTATTCTGGCCAAGCAAGTGTGCTACAACATTTTCAAATTCCCAAGCATGAAAACTACAATATGCTCTGTCTAAAAGCATAACACAAAGACTGCACATGTCTGTAAATGGAATCAATATGGATGACCTAAGCTTATCAACTTTCCATGTCTGTTTTTCATAATAGATGCCTGACAAAACGTTGTGAAAAAATAGTGAGAACCAATCCAAACAGCCATGGAAACAAAAACATGACTGCCAATGAAACAATAGTTGCATGGAGCCCTCAGTATGTGTGTTTTTACTTGTGAGCATGTTTGTTGGCAATATGAACTTGGCAATATTTACATATTTCCATGCGAATGTGCCATACATAGTTGCATGTACAACATATTAATAGAGAATTTTTTATGTTGCCATGCATATAACAAAAGGAACTTTCCATGAAAATCACTGAAGAACTTGGGTACTCACAAGCCATTCTCTGTGCCCTTGATGTCCATCTTTATTGAGCACCTTGACTGCAACAGGCAGTGATTTCAGCCCAACCCTGACATTCTCATCGATGTAACCTTTATAAACGGTCCCaaatcctccttcaccaagaacaTAATCAGCACGGAAGCTCTTTGTGATCGTCTCTAGCTCAAACAATGTGAAGGCAATCACATCGTTGTATATGGAAATGTTCTTGGCATCTTCAATTTTCCTAGGTGTTGAAGGATCACTTATATCTGACGATGAGCGGGTGTGCTTCTTATCTGCAAGGGCGTTCTTGTCAGGATGTTGCAACAAGTGGAGCTGCTGAACTGAGAACATGGTATTCAAGAAAGAAATATAAGTCCTCGACAATATGAAGTTTAACTATTGCCCATCAAGTAACTAAAGAATTGAAGTAACAAGGATTTCTCACATATATATAAGATAAAAGGACCAAAAGCTATCCACTAGAAAATATTCTCACGCTCAGTTCTATATTAGCTAGTACAGGTCACGGATATATCCTAAGAAAAATGTATGACTCAAGGATTCGTGTAGAATTAAGCATTTACAAACAGGGTTCAATGAAAGTTAGATTACTcatgctgaaatacaattgctatTTGAAAATTACAGAAGTAACATGAGAACAAGTAGAAATGAATGAATTTCCAACTGCTAGCATCCATTAAATGACATTTCCCCTAAAATACAAGCTTCTAATGGACTGTACCACTTATCTTTCTTATTAG
The sequence above is drawn from the Miscanthus floridulus cultivar M001 chromosome 15, ASM1932011v1, whole genome shotgun sequence genome and encodes:
- the LOC136508667 gene encoding probable serine/threonine-protein kinase PBL8 isoform X2 gives rise to the protein MGNCGTREENAVVAAHAQDKKHTRSSSDISDPSTPRKIEDAKNISIYNDVIAFTLFELETITKSFRADYVLGEGGFGTVYKGYIDENVRVGLKSLPVAVKVLNKDGHQGHREWLTEINFLGQLRHPNLVKLIGYCCEDDHRLLVYEFMFRGSLENHLFRKTTTPLPWGTRMSIALGAAKGLACLHNAQRPVIYRDFKTSNILLDYDYTAKLSDFGLAKAGPEGDETHVSTRVMGTYGYAAPEYVMTGHLTARSDVYSFGVVLLELLTGRKSIDKSRTSKEQSLVDWALPKLNDKRRLLQIIDPKLEGQYSIRAAHKACSLAFYCLSHNPKARPLMSDVVETLEPLQGCGGSDGAGQSSGLPDYRARRRLTGNNVHFRAIPNPKCSPAVPVCRVR
- the LOC136508667 gene encoding probable serine/threonine-protein kinase PBL8 isoform X1, whose product is MGNCGTREENAVVAAHAQVQQLHLLQHPDKNALADKKHTRSSSDISDPSTPRKIEDAKNISIYNDVIAFTLFELETITKSFRADYVLGEGGFGTVYKGYIDENVRVGLKSLPVAVKVLNKDGHQGHREWLTEINFLGQLRHPNLVKLIGYCCEDDHRLLVYEFMFRGSLENHLFRKTTTPLPWGTRMSIALGAAKGLACLHNAQRPVIYRDFKTSNILLDYDYTAKLSDFGLAKAGPEGDETHVSTRVMGTYGYAAPEYVMTGHLTARSDVYSFGVVLLELLTGRKSIDKSRTSKEQSLVDWALPKLNDKRRLLQIIDPKLEGQYSIRAAHKACSLAFYCLSHNPKARPLMSDVVETLEPLQGCGGSDGAGQSSGLPDYRARRRLTGNNVHFRAIPNPKCSPAVPVCRVR